In Desulfovibrio sp. UCD-KL4C, a single genomic region encodes these proteins:
- a CDS encoding response regulator: MRFLIIDDDETVHMYLTQLLEPYARCETVFNGTEAIDVFKKAVKDKDPFDTIFMDILMPEMDGHAATQKLRDLEKELGLYGPEEFKLVMITSLNDTKNVSQAFFKGYASCYIVKPFSKVGVLNELRENNIL; encoded by the coding sequence ATGAGGTTTCTAATTATTGATGACGACGAAACAGTTCACATGTATCTTACACAGCTGTTAGAGCCATACGCTCGCTGTGAAACTGTCTTTAACGGAACTGAAGCTATAGACGTCTTTAAGAAGGCTGTTAAGGATAAAGATCCATTTGATACCATCTTTATGGATATTCTGATGCCGGAAATGGATGGACACGCTGCAACGCAAAAACTTCGTGATCTTGAAAAAGAGCTGGGGCTTTATGGACCTGAAGAGTTTAAGCTTGTCATGATAACTTCTCTTAATGATACTAAAAATGTGAGCCAGGCTTTTTTTAAAGGTTACGCCAGCTGTTATATCGTAAAGCCTTTTAGTAAGGTCGGAGTGCTAAATGAGCTTCGCGAAAATAATATTTTATAG
- a CDS encoding DUF3795 domain-containing protein codes for MKSKNDTAYCGIYCPDCIHYKNKYSVYAKSLKDHLEAIAFDKYAKNKSPFGAQFKNFEEFESVLTALAETKCNHTCRTGNGCSGVPCKIMECCISKNYEGCWDCSEVDECDKFYFLEPRCGEMPKNNIKKIKKDGIDKGMEKRDNFYVWQK; via the coding sequence ATGAAATCAAAAAACGATACTGCTTACTGCGGAATATACTGCCCTGACTGTATCCATTATAAAAATAAATATAGTGTATATGCTAAGTCATTAAAAGATCATCTGGAAGCTATCGCCTTTGACAAGTACGCAAAAAATAAAAGTCCTTTTGGTGCGCAATTCAAAAATTTCGAAGAATTCGAATCAGTATTAACAGCCTTAGCTGAAACAAAGTGTAATCACACTTGCCGCACAGGCAATGGATGCTCGGGAGTACCCTGCAAAATTATGGAATGCTGTATCTCGAAAAATTATGAAGGATGCTGGGATTGCTCAGAAGTAGATGAATGCGATAAATTTTATTTTTTAGAACCACGTTGCGGCGAAATGCCAAAAAACAATATCAAAAAAATCAAAAAGGATGGAATTGATAAGGGTATGGAAAAGCGAGATAATTTTTACGTCTGGCAAAAATAG
- a CDS encoding methyl-accepting chemotaxis protein gives MNLKSINSRIAIIIAVVIFVSVAGFVVVVSHMTNSTVLSIQDQNMKVLKNNIVSEVEQFLKASENDLNNFAYNNEYRAAFSDNSSIAEVTKKLRRTIANYDDLTGIAAFDLRGKVVFGVNDNGNDVAGLDVSNRDYVKKVLNGASFVVSDVMQAKSSGKFVVVMAVPVRGDNGNIIGGFFTALNWQQYANMIIGNISIGDHGYAFIIDKKGRFIAHKTSQDLLKDMSSHQFIKDSLANSHGVIEYEWEGESKIQSVQVIPSTGWVVCVSAYKSDLAKAANEQRDILIGMGLVMMLLLIGIIVFAIRRQVTGPMNHIKNFTAEVAKGNFKAELLGTYVCELSDLAENIRHMVGELKNKLGFSEGVLNGLVLPCGIVSPDNKITWVNTEMCDLLESPVDPKKAVEMTSGEFFFGDKNKETLSQVAIREQRQVQREIEYTAFAGTKKNIMVSTTPFYDMDKNMLGSVAVWIDMTEIRIQQHKIEENNIMISEAAASATDVSNQVLSFSEELSAQVEQSSRGAEEQSSMASEAATAMEEMNSTVFEVARNASTAAGLADESQEKAREGEKMVSRTVETISMVRDQSVLLQEDMSELGKQADGIGNIMGVISDIADQTNLLALNAAIEAARAGEAGRGFAVVADEVRKLAEKTMTATSEVADYISSIQNSARKNINNTEKSTEAIGEVTDMVNNSGDILKEIVEKVAETADQVRSIATASEQQSAASEEISRSTSQINSIASETAQAMNESANAVSNLSKLAHELNSIIARMQG, from the coding sequence ATGAACTTAAAAAGTATAAATTCAAGAATCGCAATTATTATTGCGGTTGTAATTTTTGTTTCTGTAGCGGGATTTGTCGTTGTTGTGAGTCATATGACTAACTCAACCGTATTATCAATTCAGGATCAGAACATGAAAGTCCTGAAGAATAATATTGTTTCTGAAGTTGAACAGTTTCTTAAAGCTTCAGAAAATGATCTAAATAACTTTGCATATAATAATGAATATCGCGCAGCGTTTTCAGATAACTCTTCAATAGCAGAGGTAACTAAAAAACTGAGACGAACAATAGCTAACTATGATGATTTAACCGGGATTGCCGCCTTTGATTTAAGGGGTAAAGTTGTTTTTGGTGTAAATGATAATGGAAATGATGTGGCAGGTCTTGATGTAAGTAATCGAGATTACGTTAAAAAAGTTTTAAATGGTGCCAGTTTTGTTGTGTCGGATGTTATGCAGGCCAAAAGTAGCGGAAAATTTGTTGTTGTAATGGCTGTACCTGTGCGTGGGGATAACGGTAATATTATTGGGGGATTTTTCACGGCTTTAAATTGGCAACAATACGCTAACATGATCATTGGTAATATCAGTATAGGCGATCATGGATATGCTTTTATCATTGATAAAAAGGGACGTTTCATTGCTCATAAGACAAGTCAAGATCTTCTTAAGGATATGTCTAGTCATCAATTCATTAAAGACAGTCTCGCCAACAGTCATGGCGTCATAGAATATGAATGGGAAGGAGAATCTAAAATTCAATCTGTCCAAGTGATTCCTTCCACTGGTTGGGTGGTTTGCGTCTCAGCATATAAATCAGACTTGGCAAAGGCCGCAAACGAACAGCGCGATATCCTTATAGGAATGGGACTGGTCATGATGTTGCTACTGATTGGAATAATTGTTTTTGCAATTCGCAGACAGGTCACCGGACCGATGAATCATATTAAAAATTTTACGGCCGAAGTTGCAAAAGGAAATTTTAAAGCAGAGCTACTCGGTACATATGTATGCGAGCTTTCTGATCTTGCTGAAAATATTCGTCACATGGTCGGGGAGCTTAAGAATAAGCTTGGATTTTCTGAAGGAGTGTTAAACGGGCTGGTTCTTCCCTGTGGTATTGTTAGTCCTGATAATAAAATAACCTGGGTCAATACAGAGATGTGTGATTTGCTTGAAAGCCCTGTGGATCCTAAAAAAGCTGTTGAAATGACTTCTGGCGAATTTTTCTTTGGGGATAAAAATAAAGAGACTCTTTCCCAAGTTGCAATAAGGGAGCAGCGTCAGGTACAAAGAGAAATAGAGTACACTGCTTTTGCGGGGACTAAAAAAAATATCATGGTTTCTACTACCCCGTTTTACGATATGGATAAGAATATGCTTGGTTCGGTTGCCGTATGGATTGATATGACTGAAATCAGGATTCAGCAGCATAAAATTGAAGAAAATAACATTATGATTTCTGAAGCTGCGGCTAGTGCCACAGATGTATCTAATCAGGTTTTGAGCTTTTCTGAAGAGTTGTCTGCGCAGGTTGAGCAATCTAGTCGCGGAGCTGAAGAGCAATCTAGTATGGCTAGCGAGGCTGCCACCGCTATGGAAGAAATGAACTCAACTGTATTTGAGGTTGCTCGGAATGCATCCACGGCTGCTGGGCTTGCCGATGAATCTCAGGAAAAAGCCAGAGAAGGTGAAAAGATGGTCTCTAGAACGGTAGAAACAATTTCTATGGTTCGCGACCAGTCTGTTCTGTTGCAAGAAGATATGTCTGAACTTGGCAAGCAGGCGGATGGCATTGGCAATATTATGGGGGTCATTAGTGATATTGCAGACCAGACCAACTTGCTGGCTCTTAACGCAGCCATTGAGGCCGCTCGGGCGGGAGAGGCCGGAAGAGGGTTTGCCGTTGTAGCTGATGAAGTCAGAAAACTTGCAGAAAAAACTATGACTGCCACAAGTGAAGTCGCTGATTATATTAGTAGTATCCAAAATAGTGCTCGAAAGAATATAAATAATACTGAAAAGTCTACTGAAGCAATTGGGGAAGTGACTGATATGGTCAATAACTCAGGTGACATCTTGAAGGAGATTGTAGAAAAAGTTGCTGAAACTGCTGATCAGGTCCGGTCTATAGCAACCGCTTCAGAACAGCAGTCCGCTGCAAGCGAAGAGATCAGTCGCTCAACAAGTCAGATCAATTCTATTGCTAGTGAAACGGCTCAGGCCATGAATGAATCTGCAAATGCTGTTAGCAATCTGTCTAAACTTGCTCATGAATTAAACAGTATTATTGCACGTATGCAGGGTTAA
- a CDS encoding YigZ family protein has translation MANIAYPVPKAPQRTEEVIKKSRFICDIRRVQNRDEAKEFIASIKKEFPDARHHCSAFIAGPSQTGDMGMSDDGEPQGTAGKPMLQVLQGSGIGDIAAVVTRYFGGILLGTGGLVRAYSGAVQQGLESLEVVMKVPMRVVTLEISYAQEGMLRRMLDDFSAKLEEQTFGTNITFTLIMPSDQVEKFAKTIIEETNGTAEVMIDENDIWI, from the coding sequence ATGGCAAATATAGCATACCCTGTTCCCAAAGCCCCTCAACGCACCGAAGAAGTAATAAAAAAAAGCAGATTCATTTGCGATATCCGCCGCGTACAAAACCGAGATGAAGCAAAAGAATTTATTGCTTCGATAAAAAAAGAATTCCCTGATGCCAGACACCATTGCTCCGCATTCATTGCCGGACCATCACAAACTGGCGATATGGGAATGAGTGACGACGGAGAACCGCAAGGAACAGCAGGAAAACCAATGCTGCAAGTTCTGCAAGGAAGCGGAATCGGAGATATTGCCGCGGTTGTCACCAGATATTTCGGAGGAATTCTGCTGGGCACTGGCGGGTTAGTCAGAGCTTACTCTGGAGCGGTGCAACAAGGGCTCGAATCACTTGAAGTTGTAATGAAAGTACCCATGCGGGTTGTAACATTAGAAATAAGCTACGCGCAGGAAGGAATGTTACGCCGAATGCTTGATGATTTTTCTGCCAAACTAGAAGAACAAACCTTCGGCACAAATATTACTTTTACCTTAATAATGCCCTCTGATCAGGTTGAAAAATTTGCAAAGACAATCATTGAAGAAACTAATGGTACAGCAGAAGTCATGATTGATGAAAATGATATCTGGATTTAA
- a CDS encoding DVU0772 family protein: MGSLREYRNWDIDWEMTPEDAVMLYLEWGNHPWDSKFTPVTSKNDYTNYFTVYMWDDRPRVLFVRRNSEEARELLSIDLPKDIAERFRKSVSGLKGNYPINEEVREWIENQMNN; encoded by the coding sequence ATGGGAAGCCTAAGAGAATATAGAAATTGGGACATAGATTGGGAAATGACACCGGAAGATGCAGTAATGTTGTACCTAGAGTGGGGAAACCATCCATGGGACAGTAAGTTTACTCCGGTAACATCTAAGAATGACTACACAAACTATTTCACCGTTTATATGTGGGACGACAGGCCAAGAGTGCTGTTTGTTCGCAGAAATTCGGAAGAAGCCCGCGAACTTTTAAGTATTGATCTGCCGAAGGATATTGCAGAAAGATTCAGAAAGTCAGTAAGCGGCCTAAAGGGAAACTACCCTATAAATGAAGAAGTCAGAGAGTGGATTGAAAATCAAATGAATAACTAG
- a CDS encoding DUF3568 family protein — protein sequence MITKKIITFFMCTLMALSLSGCGAVLLGGAAAGGTYAYVAGQAKRQYNANLSSTYTATLKACQVLGLKIESKTKKLSDASIQALDVDTTIYIELESSSSKITNVSVRYGLLGDEQASARILSAIHSNL from the coding sequence ATGATTACAAAGAAAATTATAACATTTTTTATGTGTACTTTAATGGCTTTATCTCTTTCAGGTTGTGGTGCTGTTTTACTCGGCGGGGCAGCTGCAGGAGGGACATATGCATATGTTGCAGGTCAGGCTAAACGTCAATATAATGCGAATTTAAGTTCTACCTACACGGCAACGCTAAAAGCGTGTCAGGTGCTTGGATTAAAAATAGAGAGTAAAACTAAAAAATTAAGTGATGCTTCAATTCAGGCACTTGACGTTGATACAACAATATATATTGAGCTAGAAAGCTCCTCTTCCAAAATTACCAACGTTTCGGTCAGGTATGGTCTTCTGGGAGACGAGCAGGCCTCAGCAAGAATTCTTTCTGCAATTCATAGCAATTTGTAG
- a CDS encoding PLP-dependent aminotransferase family protein translates to MPVKYANRMSTVHRSFIREILKVTEDPSIISFAGGLPNPELFPVSALEAAALAVLQDAGPQSLQYSTTEGYLPLRQYIAARYKEKKGIDVDADEIIITTGSQQCLDLLGKVFIDAGDKIIIERPGYLGAIQSFSMFQPEFITVGLEDDGPDLKELEAALDQDNVKMFYAVTNFQNPSGLTYSDAKRAAVAKLMKGRDTIFVEDDPYGELRFKGQSHPPVVRGYLDEGGILLGSFSKVAAPGFRLGWIVCGGETRDKLIIAKQASDLHTSTFNQHLVYRYVTDNVLDDHIEKIRTRYGKQRDAMVESIKKYFPAEVKVTEPEGGMFLWVTLPESSSAMDFFDEAIKNKVAFVPGRPFYVDDSGENTLRLNFSNSDEEHIVEGIKRLGAGLKNFITKS, encoded by the coding sequence ATGCCTGTTAAATATGCCAATCGGATGTCTACCGTCCACAGATCTTTCATTCGCGAAATACTCAAAGTAACAGAAGATCCATCTATTATTTCTTTTGCTGGCGGTTTGCCTAATCCTGAACTGTTTCCAGTTTCTGCATTAGAAGCTGCGGCTCTAGCTGTTTTACAAGACGCGGGTCCGCAGTCTCTACAGTATTCAACTACAGAAGGTTATCTTCCCCTGCGTCAGTACATTGCTGCCCGCTACAAGGAAAAGAAGGGAATTGATGTTGATGCTGATGAAATTATCATTACAACAGGATCTCAGCAGTGTCTTGACCTGCTCGGTAAAGTTTTTATTGATGCCGGAGACAAAATAATAATTGAACGGCCTGGTTACCTTGGGGCAATTCAGTCTTTTTCAATGTTCCAGCCTGAGTTTATTACTGTAGGGCTTGAAGATGACGGTCCTGATCTTAAAGAACTTGAAGCCGCTTTAGATCAAGACAATGTTAAAATGTTTTATGCTGTCACTAATTTCCAAAATCCTTCAGGCCTTACTTATAGCGATGCGAAGAGAGCAGCTGTAGCCAAGCTTATGAAGGGACGTGATACAATTTTTGTTGAAGACGATCCTTATGGTGAACTCAGATTTAAGGGGCAGTCTCATCCGCCTGTAGTTAGAGGATACCTTGATGAAGGCGGTATTCTGCTTGGATCATTTTCTAAAGTTGCGGCCCCTGGGTTCAGGCTCGGCTGGATAGTTTGCGGCGGTGAAACTCGCGATAAACTTATTATTGCCAAGCAGGCTTCAGATCTTCATACAAGTACATTTAATCAGCATCTCGTTTATAGATATGTTACAGATAATGTTCTGGATGATCATATAGAAAAAATCAGGACTCGTTATGGCAAACAAAGAGATGCTATGGTTGAGAGCATTAAAAAATATTTTCCAGCTGAAGTTAAAGTAACTGAACCTGAAGGCGGAATGTTTTTGTGGGTGACTCTTCCTGAGTCTTCTTCTGCAATGGACTTTTTTGATGAGGCAATTAAAAATAAAGTTGCTTTTGTTCCGGGTCGTCCATTTTATGTTGATGATAGCGGTGAAAATACTCTTCGTCTTAATTTTTCAAACTCAGACGAGGAGCATATTGTTGAAGGGATTAAACGTTTGGGTGCAGGCTTAAAGAACTTCATCACCAAGTCTTAA
- a CDS encoding fumarate reductase iron-sulfur subunit, with product MGRQLKFNIFRFNPQNPESVPHMESFSLDETDSMTLFIALNRIREEQDGSLQFDFCCRAGICGSCAMVINGRPGLACHTKTKDLDPEITLTPLPVFKLVGDLSVDTGTWFRSMYNKVESWIHTDKEFDQSAIEDPMENDIAESIYELDRCIECGCCVAACGTARLRDDFMGATALNRLGRFIIDPRDKRSDREYFDVIGSDEGIFGCMGLLACEDVCPKNLPLMNQLSYLRRKMGIVAIKQMFTK from the coding sequence GTGGGAAGACAGCTTAAATTTAATATCTTCAGATTCAATCCTCAGAATCCTGAATCAGTACCCCATATGGAATCTTTTTCTTTGGATGAAACTGACAGCATGACCCTTTTTATTGCTTTGAATCGTATCCGTGAAGAACAGGACGGTTCATTGCAATTTGATTTTTGCTGTCGCGCTGGAATTTGCGGTTCCTGCGCAATGGTTATTAACGGTAGGCCCGGGCTTGCCTGTCATACAAAGACTAAAGATCTTGATCCTGAGATTACCTTAACGCCTCTTCCTGTTTTTAAGTTGGTAGGGGATTTGTCAGTTGATACCGGAACATGGTTCAGGTCGATGTACAACAAGGTCGAGTCATGGATTCATACTGATAAAGAATTTGATCAAAGCGCAATTGAAGATCCAATGGAAAATGATATTGCGGAAAGTATTTATGAACTTGACCGTTGTATTGAGTGCGGATGCTGCGTTGCTGCTTGCGGAACAGCTCGTTTGCGTGATGACTTTATGGGAGCAACAGCTCTTAATCGTTTAGGACGATTTATAATTGATCCTCGTGATAAACGTTCGGACAGAGAATACTTTGATGTTATCGGTTCGGATGAAGGAATTTTCGGATGCATGGGGCTGCTTGCCTGTGAAGATGTCTGCCCGAAAAATCTGCCGCTTATGAATCAGCTTAGCTACCTTCGTCGCAAGATGGGAATAGTCGCAATTAAGCAGATGTTCACAAAGTAA
- a CDS encoding FAD-dependent oxidoreductase: MSEHVVVIGAVALGPKAACRFKRLRQDAKVTLIDRDDVFSYGGCGIPYFVSGDVSESSALRTTAFHMVRDEPFFKDIKGVEVLSSTEATKIDRDKKQVHLTNLKTGDKSVLDYDKLVIGTGATPRKLNLPGEELENVYYVGNMHDAEKIKQGITEGKFNKAVVVGAGFIGLEMAEAFSDMWGIETTVVEIFDQILPRVVSPVIAKMGQNHMTEQGVAFKLGQTVTRIEGNGKVERVVTPDGTIDADIVIISAGVIPNDKLARECGLDCSERGGILVDETMRTSDHDIFSGGDCVVIKNAVDDSPFFLPMGSMANRQGRIIGSNLAGRNDKFPAAAGSFVVKLFEKSIAGTGFSLGSAKQAGFDAISVMLIMADRAHFYPVKDMMTLEMIVDKATRRVLGLQGFASSGDAMVGRINAVAGLMKFKPTVEDISNLEVAYSPPFASAMDVLNAIANMADNALAGLNHGHGPDTFAQYWADRECGDYCFLDVREHADAEPFLEKYPEHWHNIPQGEIPERFEELPKDKKIVLVCNTGGRSYEAQIMLDGLGFDQVVNTQGGMAVIKAWGVDI, translated from the coding sequence ATGTCAGAACATGTAGTTGTCATAGGTGCTGTTGCGCTTGGGCCTAAAGCGGCTTGCCGTTTTAAACGACTCAGACAGGATGCCAAGGTCACACTCATCGATAGAGATGATGTTTTTTCTTACGGCGGTTGCGGAATACCTTATTTTGTCTCAGGTGATGTTTCGGAATCAAGTGCTCTGCGTACCACCGCTTTTCATATGGTAAGGGATGAACCTTTTTTTAAAGACATAAAAGGTGTTGAAGTCCTTTCCAGCACGGAAGCCACTAAAATTGATCGCGATAAAAAGCAGGTTCATCTTACGAACTTGAAAACCGGCGATAAAAGTGTGCTTGATTACGATAAACTCGTAATCGGAACAGGAGCCACTCCCCGCAAATTGAACCTTCCCGGTGAAGAACTGGAAAATGTTTATTACGTAGGTAATATGCATGATGCTGAAAAAATTAAACAAGGCATCACAGAAGGTAAGTTTAATAAAGCCGTCGTTGTAGGAGCCGGATTTATCGGCCTTGAAATGGCAGAAGCTTTTTCTGATATGTGGGGAATTGAAACAACTGTCGTTGAAATATTTGATCAAATTCTACCACGTGTAGTCAGCCCCGTAATCGCGAAGATGGGGCAGAATCATATGACAGAGCAGGGCGTTGCATTTAAACTCGGACAGACTGTTACCCGTATTGAAGGTAATGGCAAAGTTGAACGGGTTGTAACTCCTGACGGTACTATAGATGCTGATATTGTTATCATTTCAGCGGGTGTTATTCCTAATGACAAGCTTGCACGCGAATGCGGTCTTGATTGCAGTGAGCGTGGCGGAATCCTTGTTGATGAAACAATGCGTACTTCTGATCATGATATCTTTTCAGGCGGAGACTGCGTTGTAATTAAAAATGCTGTGGATGATTCTCCTTTCTTCCTGCCCATGGGGTCCATGGCCAACAGGCAGGGGCGTATTATCGGTAGCAATCTTGCCGGACGTAATGATAAATTCCCTGCTGCGGCAGGTTCGTTTGTTGTTAAACTATTTGAAAAATCTATTGCAGGAACAGGTTTCAGTCTCGGTTCTGCTAAACAGGCCGGATTTGATGCCATCAGCGTAATGCTGATTATGGCAGACAGAGCTCATTTTTATCCTGTTAAGGATATGATGACTCTTGAAATGATTGTTGATAAAGCCACCCGCCGTGTGCTTGGACTGCAAGGTTTTGCTTCTAGCGGTGATGCAATGGTCGGTCGTATCAATGCCGTAGCCGGTTTGATGAAATTTAAGCCTACTGTCGAAGATATCAGCAATCTTGAGGTTGCATATTCACCACCGTTTGCCTCTGCAATGGACGTTTTAAATGCTATAGCAAATATGGCTGATAATGCCCTTGCAGGTCTGAATCACGGGCATGGTCCTGATACTTTTGCGCAGTACTGGGCGGACCGTGAATGCGGTGATTATTGCTTCCTTGATGTTCGTGAACATGCTGATGCCGAGCCGTTCCTCGAAAAATATCCTGAGCATTGGCATAACATTCCGCAGGGTGAAATTCCTGAACGCTTTGAAGAACTTCCTAAAGATAAAAAGATTGTTCTTGTCTGTAATACTGGCGGACGCTCTTATGAAGCACAGATAATGCTTGACGGTTTAGGTTTTGACCAAGTTGTTAACACTCAGGGTGGTATGGCTGTCATTAAAGCTTGGGGTGTTGATATATAG
- a CDS encoding esterase-like activity of phytase family protein encodes MKKTIIFLIITACLLISLTFGVSAKLNKPEQPKINPINIKLTSKQIAPLETDHVDLNVAGLKYKGAILLECIHPAFGGLSDLLISKDRKSFLAVSDMGFWLKGEMIYNDNNFLIGIKPEAKLGQLLNIEGKTLSSKYHADAEALSHAPGSGFLVAFERVHRINYFKSPHFFDLSGIPSRINPPEHLKEQPNNGGIESLTLLPEGRLLMIAEGDTDYENPSYAAVGIDDNWIEMEYQRQHDYRPTSAAPLPERNILTLERSYTGPGSLKIRLCIIKQPEFKSGAILRPKQLIKIPNSLPVDNYEGLDTITTNDGRTFIYIISDDNYSPVQHTILMMFEMDKSNISNSL; translated from the coding sequence ATGAAAAAAACAATAATATTTTTAATAATAACAGCGTGTCTACTAATTTCGCTGACCTTTGGAGTTTCTGCAAAACTTAATAAGCCAGAACAACCAAAAATCAATCCAATTAATATAAAACTCACTTCTAAGCAGATCGCCCCCCTTGAGACAGATCATGTAGATTTAAACGTTGCAGGTTTAAAATATAAAGGGGCAATACTTTTGGAATGCATACACCCTGCTTTTGGTGGACTGTCCGACTTATTGATCAGCAAAGATCGAAAGTCTTTTTTAGCTGTTTCAGATATGGGATTTTGGCTCAAAGGGGAAATGATCTACAATGACAATAATTTTTTAATTGGAATTAAACCTGAAGCAAAGCTTGGACAACTTTTAAATATCGAAGGAAAAACTCTCAGCTCCAAATATCATGCTGACGCAGAAGCATTGAGCCATGCCCCGGGGTCTGGATTTCTTGTAGCTTTTGAACGTGTACACAGAATCAACTATTTTAAATCTCCACATTTTTTTGATCTTTCGGGCATACCTTCCAGAATCAATCCTCCAGAGCACCTGAAGGAGCAACCGAATAACGGAGGAATTGAGTCCCTGACATTACTACCTGAAGGCAGACTATTAATGATCGCTGAAGGCGATACAGACTATGAGAACCCTTCCTATGCTGCTGTGGGTATTGATGATAACTGGATCGAAATGGAGTACCAAAGACAACATGACTATAGACCTACTTCAGCAGCTCCTCTTCCTGAAAGGAATATTCTTACATTGGAACGCAGTTATACTGGTCCAGGTTCATTAAAAATAAGACTTTGTATTATTAAGCAACCAGAATTCAAATCCGGAGCAATACTCCGTCCAAAACAACTTATAAAAATTCCAAACTCTCTGCCTGTAGATAATTATGAAGGTCTTGATACCATAACAACTAATGATGGCAGGACTTTTATTTATATAATTTCAGATGATAACTACTCACCAGTTCAGCATACAATTCTAATGATGTTTGAGATGGATAAAAGTAATATTTCAAACTCACTGTAA